From the Gadus chalcogrammus isolate NIFS_2021 chromosome 15, NIFS_Gcha_1.0, whole genome shotgun sequence genome, one window contains:
- the cog2 gene encoding conserved oligomeric Golgi complex subunit 2 has translation MNLPKAPDSLCFDKDVFMKDDFDVDQFVADCRKQVQLEEMREDLEMYYKLLKTAMVELINKDYADFVNLSTNLVGMDKALNQLSVPLGQLREEVMSLRSCVSGVIEDIDGHLAKQEDLQKKKVCVLRLIQVVRSVEKIEKILHTQNTKESSSLESSSPLLAGQILERIATEFNQLQFHAIQSKGLPLLDKIRPRIAGITSMLQQSLEDVLIQGLQTANLEMVRHCLRTYATIDKTRDAEALVGQVLVKPYMDQVIVEDLVKANPNGLQLMYSRLLEFVPHHCRLLREVTGGAVSSDKADMVPGYDFLVNSVWPEIIRGIEERMAYLFNPGNPDVFYERYTVSMEFVRRFERQCSSQASVKRLRVHPTYTSFHNKWNLPVYFQLRYKEIAGSLENAISDGLEAAPAGSAYHLKVSEVLWSCLKRCWSDGIYMAPLVHRFWKITLQLYSRYSKFLHEVLTKTPCPEATKEPARPLPSSASSTSSRASLDEGGSEGGIPASLSTKKLVYIAADIQKLQEQIPDLMEIVRQRLEAVGFKNFTVIEAALGDSKASLSGSTPTLNARMTQHLSERCSRYLKSASEVPRLYRRTNKEVPVRASAYMDNALRPLHQLLTDSKGLVDPATAQDWLRVTLCDCTQRYYETISEVLSSVRKMEESLKRLKQARKGAATVTTTGTNGGLTDDGKIRLQLTLDVQYLGEQIEKMGLQPSQISMFSTLTELVQEARDLAEQNQ, from the exons ATGAATTTACCGAAGGCCCCCGATTCTCTGTGCTTCGACAAGGACGTTTTTATGAAA GATGACTTTGACGTGGATCAGTTTGTGGCTGATTGTCGCAAGCAGGTTCAGCTGGAAGAGATGCGAGAGGATCTGGAGATGTACTACAAGTTACTGAAGACCGCTATGGTGGAGCTCATCAACAAAGACTATGCAGACTTTGTCAACCTTTCCACCAACCTG GTCGGAATGGACAAAGCCTTGAATCAGCTCTCCGTCCCCCTGGGCCAGTTACGAGAAGAAGTGATG AGCCTTCGTTCCTGTGTGAGTGGGGTGATTGAGGACATTGACGGCCATCTGGCAAAACAAGAGGACCTGcagaaaaaaaag GTGTGCGTGCTGAGGCTGATCCAGGTGGTGCGCTCAGTGGAGAAGATTGAGAAGATtctgcacacacagaacaccaaGGAGTCCAGCTCCCTGGAGAGCAGCAG TCCTCTACTCGCAGGTCAGATCCTTGAAAGAATCGCTACAGAGTTTAACCAGCTCCAGTTCCATGCAATACAGAGCAAAGGCTTGCCCCTGTTGGACAAAATAAGACCT CGCATCGCGGGCATCACCTCGATGCTGCAGCAGTCCCTGGAGGACGTGCTGATCCAGGGGCTGCAGACGGCCAACCTTGAGATGGTGCGTCACTGCCTGCGGACCTACGCCACCATAGACAAGACGCGAGACGCCGAGGCCTTGGTGGGACAGGTGCTGGTGAAACCCTACATGGACCAG GTGATCGTTGAAGACCTGGTGAAGGCAAACCCAAACGGTCTGCAGCTGATGTACTCCAGACTGCTGGAGTTTGTCCCTCACCACTGTAGACTGCTCCGGGAGGTGACCGGAGGGGCCGTCTCCAG TGACAAAGCTGACATGGTGCCAGGCTACGATTTCCTGGTCAACTCTGTGTGGCCCGAGATAATACGCGGCATAGAGGAGAGGATGGCCTACCTCTTCAACCCGGGCAACCCAGACGTATTCTATGAG CGGTACACGGTGAGCATGGAGTTTGTGCGACGGTTCGAGCGTCAGTGCAGCTCCCAGGCCAGCGTGAAGCGGCTGCGGGTCCACCCCACCTACACCAGCTTCCACAACAAGTGGAACTTGCCCGTCTACTTCCAGCTACG ATACAAGGAGATAGCTGGAAGTTTAGAGAACGCTATAAGTGATGGGCTAGAGGCCGCTCCAG cgGGCAGTGCGTACCACCTTAAGGTGTCTGAGGTGCTGTGGTCGTGCCTGAAGAGGTGCTGGTCAGACGGGATCTACATGGCGCCCCTGGTCCATCGCTTCTGGAAGATCACCCTGCAGCTCTACTCCAGATACTCCAAGTTCCTCCATGAG GTTCTCACCAAGACTCCCTGCCCTGAGGCCACCAAGGAGCCCGCCAGGCCCCTGcctagctccgcctcctccacctctagtCGTGCCTCATTGGATGAGGGGGGAAGCGAAGGTGGAattcctgcctctctctccaccaaAAAGCTGGTCTACATCGCGGCAGACATACAAAAGCTACAAGAGCAG ATTCCAGACTTGATGGAGATAGTCAGACAGAGGCTCGAGGCGGTCGGCTTCAAAAACTTCACTGTGATAGAAG CGGCCCTGGGGGACTCCAAGGCCTCTCTGTCTGGAAGCACCCCCACGCTGAACGCCCGCATGACCCAGCATCTGAGCGAGCGCTGCAGCCGCTACCTGAAGAGCGCCTCGGAGGTGCCCCGCCTCTACCGCCGGACCAACAAG GAAGTGCCGGTGCGCGCCTCAGCGTACATGGACAACGCCCTCCGTCCGCTGCATCAGTTGCTGACTGACTCCAAGGGTCTGGTCGACCCCGCTACGGCGCAAGACTGGCTACGTGTCACCCTGTGTGACTGCACACAACG GTACTATGAAACCATCTCGGAGGTGCTGAGCTCGGtgaggaagatggaggagagCCTGAAGAGGCTGAAGCAGGCACGGAAAGGCGCCGCCACGGTAACCACGACGGGGACCAACGGGGGGCTGACGGACGATGGCAAAATCCGCCTGCAGCTGACCCTGGATGTACAGTACCTgggagagcag ATCGAGAAGATGGGTCTGCAGCCGTCTCAGATCTCCATGTTCTCCACACTGACGGAGCTGGTGCAGGAGGCCCGGGACCTGGCTGAACAGAACCAATAG